The following coding sequences lie in one Nonomuraea muscovyensis genomic window:
- the cas7c gene encoding type I-C CRISPR-associated protein Cas7/Csd2, with the protein MSVHLDPARKHDFVFLFDVRDGNPNGDPDAGGMPRTDPETGHGLVTDVAIKRKIRNMVALINEGVAGYDIYVEAGVALNAQHERAYAALNLDPKQRRKSEFEAQQWMCQTFYDVRMFGAVMTTGTKPCGRVQGPMQLTFSRSIDVVLPQEHGITRVTQTRQDDIDKGESTEMGNKHMIPYALYLGYGHFSAPLARRTGVTGQDLETFWRAMTLMFEHDRASTRGEMALRGLYVFSHDDPFGRAPAHQLFDRVEVAATQPIPRSFADYTVSVRSDLPEGIALTSVTE; encoded by the coding sequence ATGTCCGTCCACCTGGACCCCGCCCGTAAGCACGACTTCGTCTTCCTGTTCGACGTGCGCGACGGCAACCCCAACGGTGACCCCGACGCCGGCGGCATGCCGCGGACAGATCCGGAAACCGGCCACGGCCTGGTCACCGACGTGGCGATCAAACGCAAGATTCGGAACATGGTGGCTCTGATCAACGAGGGCGTCGCCGGTTACGACATCTACGTTGAGGCCGGAGTCGCGCTCAACGCCCAGCACGAGCGCGCCTACGCCGCGCTGAACCTGGACCCCAAGCAGCGGCGCAAGTCCGAGTTCGAGGCGCAGCAGTGGATGTGCCAGACCTTCTACGACGTGCGGATGTTCGGCGCCGTCATGACCACCGGCACCAAGCCGTGCGGACGCGTCCAAGGGCCGATGCAGCTCACCTTCTCCCGGTCCATCGACGTGGTCCTCCCTCAGGAGCACGGCATCACCCGCGTCACGCAGACCCGCCAGGACGACATCGACAAGGGCGAGTCGACCGAAATGGGTAACAAGCACATGATCCCTTACGCTCTCTACCTCGGTTACGGGCATTTCAGCGCGCCTCTGGCCCGCCGCACCGGTGTGACTGGCCAGGACCTGGAGACGTTCTGGCGGGCCATGACACTGATGTTCGAGCACGACCGCGCCTCTACCCGCGGCGAGATGGCGCTGCGCGGCCTGTACGTGTTCAGCCACGACGACCCCTTCGGCCGGGCTCCGGCCCATCAACTGTTCGACCGCGTCGAGGTCGCCGCTACCCAGCCGATTCCGCGCTCGTTCGCCGACTACACCGTCTCCGTCAGGAGCGACCTCCCCGAGGGGATCGCCCTCACCTCCGTCACCGAGTGA
- the cas4 gene encoding CRISPR-associated protein Cas4 has protein sequence MTDAAPQAGGVPLQQVMLSALEHHAYCPRQAGLILLEDGYADDASTIRGTLMHQRVHEPGHETRGAVRTLRALPVWHDGLALVGVCDVVEIHSDGRVIPIEHKSGSYTQGGPADVQVTGQAMCLEAMFSCSIPYGVIYSAADRRRHTVALDAAARNRVLTLADEVRHTLAVATLPGAVADQRCRRCSMHDMCMPRVLARQGAITRAASKLFTPQPEAVWDD, from the coding sequence GTGACCGACGCCGCTCCGCAGGCCGGCGGCGTCCCCCTTCAGCAGGTGATGCTGTCGGCACTGGAACATCACGCCTACTGCCCACGCCAAGCCGGCCTCATCCTTCTGGAGGATGGATACGCCGACGACGCGTCGACCATCCGAGGCACCCTCATGCACCAGCGCGTCCACGAGCCAGGGCACGAGACACGCGGCGCTGTGCGTACCTTGCGGGCCCTTCCGGTGTGGCACGACGGGCTCGCGCTGGTCGGCGTCTGCGACGTGGTGGAGATCCACAGCGACGGGCGGGTCATCCCGATCGAGCACAAGTCCGGCTCGTACACGCAGGGCGGACCCGCTGACGTCCAGGTGACCGGCCAGGCGATGTGCCTGGAGGCCATGTTCAGCTGCTCCATCCCCTACGGTGTGATCTACTCTGCCGCGGATCGGCGCAGACATACCGTCGCACTCGACGCCGCCGCCCGGAATCGTGTCCTCACCCTTGCCGACGAGGTGCGGCACACGCTTGCCGTGGCCACGCTTCCCGGCGCAGTCGCTGATCAGCGATGCCGACGCTGCTCGATGCACGACATGTGCATGCCTCGCGTCCTGGCCCGCCAGGGTGCCATCACGCGGGCCGCGTCCAAGCTGTTCACCCCTCAACCTGAAGCGGTATGGGATGACTGA
- the cas2 gene encoding CRISPR-associated endonuclease Cas2, with the protein MQLLLTYDVVTTTPEGRRRLRQMAKLCEGYGHRVQKSVFEITCTDAELLTLLDSATRIIDVSDDSVRVYRLPSNCFDAVHRLGVAEPAPHHDPLIL; encoded by the coding sequence ATGCAACTGCTCCTGACGTACGACGTGGTGACCACCACACCGGAGGGCCGCCGCCGGCTACGGCAGATGGCCAAGCTGTGCGAGGGATACGGGCATCGTGTGCAGAAGTCCGTGTTCGAGATCACGTGCACGGACGCCGAGCTACTCACTCTGCTCGACTCCGCAACACGGATCATCGATGTGTCCGACGATTCTGTACGGGTCTATCGGCTGCCGAGCAACTGCTTCGATGCGGTGCATCGCCTGGGTGTAGCGGAGCCCGCACCCCATCATGATCCGCTCATCCTGTAG
- the cas8c gene encoding type I-C CRISPR-associated protein Cas8c/Csd1, which produces MLIRQLAAHAGDRRDLPPPYYRNRNVRWAIDLDGDGRPRGGRLVDLSTVEAKSGVLLDTPYVQRSGTGSLPFLLTDTLQYVLAMPKDDSDKQMADARRRAEDFAELVYRWAKDEPLAEPVVRFLRRGTFSEVEIPVQAKPSDVVAIRTDQGWVHALPSSVQVWGQIVRERKSAAGGLGICLSCGEGGPLLATIPEPVKPGGIPVAGGRGRDAQLVSINKTAQGRGGITQLANTPICDTCGGQAMSVLNALLADRQHHYRGSDSVLVWWLRRPAPFSLLGAVRDAQSQDVRGIIEQVHLPPARRADWLHDNDFYAVTLSANQSRVVIRDWIDVPLIELCQHLNTWFADHEMADLWEDGPQRVPLWRMAAALGRHGKQGYVRDTAPRSAERDLMAAALHGTPLPTNLLARLIQRVRADNRVDLPRAALLRLLLVRADPAMKEILLEHLNLDTRDPAYLCGRVFAVLEDIQRTALDNINTTIGDKFFGAAMARPLPVLTMLRKNATGHLRRLRGSRKAAGIALDKRLDEIFQKFAAELPATLDLAGQGRFVLGYHQQRSADREAARAAAAARKTAAPESA; this is translated from the coding sequence GTGCTGATCAGACAGCTCGCAGCGCACGCCGGAGACAGGCGCGACCTGCCGCCCCCCTACTACCGCAACCGAAACGTACGGTGGGCGATCGACCTGGACGGGGACGGACGCCCCCGAGGAGGCCGCCTGGTGGACCTGAGCACCGTCGAGGCCAAGTCAGGAGTGCTGCTCGACACCCCGTACGTGCAGCGCTCCGGCACCGGATCGCTGCCGTTCCTGCTCACTGACACCTTGCAGTACGTCCTGGCGATGCCCAAGGACGACAGCGACAAGCAGATGGCCGATGCCCGCCGGCGCGCCGAGGACTTCGCCGAACTGGTCTACCGGTGGGCCAAGGACGAACCGCTGGCCGAGCCCGTGGTGCGTTTCCTGAGGCGCGGCACCTTCTCCGAGGTGGAGATCCCCGTACAGGCCAAGCCGTCCGACGTGGTGGCGATCCGCACGGATCAGGGGTGGGTGCACGCCCTGCCATCCTCCGTTCAGGTGTGGGGGCAGATCGTACGAGAGCGCAAGAGCGCGGCCGGCGGGCTGGGAATCTGCCTGTCCTGCGGGGAGGGAGGTCCGTTGCTGGCCACCATTCCCGAGCCGGTCAAGCCGGGTGGCATCCCCGTGGCAGGGGGCCGCGGCCGGGATGCGCAGCTCGTGTCGATCAACAAGACCGCGCAGGGGCGTGGGGGCATCACACAACTGGCCAATACGCCGATCTGTGACACCTGTGGTGGGCAGGCGATGTCGGTGCTGAACGCTCTGCTGGCAGACCGGCAGCACCACTACCGCGGCTCTGACAGCGTCCTGGTGTGGTGGCTCCGCCGCCCGGCCCCGTTCTCGCTGCTGGGAGCCGTCCGAGACGCTCAGTCGCAGGACGTCAGGGGCATCATCGAGCAGGTGCACCTCCCACCGGCCCGACGTGCCGACTGGCTGCACGACAACGACTTCTACGCGGTGACCCTGTCGGCGAACCAGAGCCGCGTGGTGATCCGTGACTGGATCGACGTCCCGCTGATCGAGCTGTGTCAGCACCTGAACACGTGGTTCGCCGACCACGAGATGGCAGACCTATGGGAGGACGGTCCGCAGCGAGTCCCGCTGTGGCGGATGGCAGCTGCACTGGGCAGGCACGGCAAGCAGGGCTACGTCAGGGACACCGCACCCCGGTCGGCCGAGCGAGACCTCATGGCGGCCGCCCTGCACGGCACGCCGCTGCCCACCAACCTGCTGGCCCGCCTGATCCAGCGCGTCCGCGCCGACAACCGCGTGGACCTGCCTCGCGCCGCGCTCCTGCGCCTGCTGCTCGTCCGAGCCGACCCGGCCATGAAGGAGATCCTGTTGGAGCATCTCAACCTCGACACCCGTGACCCCGCCTACCTGTGCGGACGCGTCTTCGCGGTACTGGAGGACATCCAGCGCACTGCCCTGGACAACATCAACACCACCATCGGGGACAAGTTCTTCGGCGCGGCCATGGCCAGGCCGCTGCCGGTGCTCACCATGCTGCGCAAGAACGCCACCGGCCATCTGCGGCGGCTGCGCGGCAGCAGGAAGGCCGCCGGGATCGCCCTGGACAAACGCCTGGATGAGATCTTCCAGAAGTTCGCCGCCGAGCTGCCGGCCACCCTGGACCTCGCCGGTCAGGGACGCTTCGTCCTCGGCTACCACCAGCAGAGATCGGCCGATCGGGAGGCGGCGCGTGCCGCAGCTGCCGCACGCAAGACCGCCGCGCCCGAGTCCGCCTGA
- the cas5c gene encoding type I-C CRISPR-associated protein Cas5c — protein sequence MTNRRVHHPPPPLVVEVEAPYACFTRPEFKTERMSYSVMTPSAAKGVLEAIFWKPEFGYQVTRIEVLKPIRWASIRRNEVSSMLTLAWVREAMVDTTVRLDAEADRDQRNMVCLRDVAYRIHAQVRLRPHATDPEAKYRDQFRRRVERGACYSQPFMGVREFSASFRPKTGCEPIDRDEKLGVMLHSIVYSPDGESYRWFHAELQQGVLEIPREGIELPGADTRTGGRR from the coding sequence TTGACCAACCGCCGCGTTCACCATCCCCCTCCGCCGCTCGTCGTGGAGGTCGAGGCGCCATACGCCTGTTTCACCCGCCCCGAGTTCAAAACCGAGCGGATGAGTTACTCGGTCATGACGCCGTCGGCCGCGAAGGGCGTGTTGGAGGCAATCTTCTGGAAGCCGGAGTTCGGCTACCAGGTCACGCGCATCGAGGTGCTTAAGCCCATCCGATGGGCGTCGATCCGCCGCAACGAGGTCTCCTCCATGTTGACGCTGGCCTGGGTACGCGAGGCCATGGTTGACACCACCGTGCGCCTCGATGCCGAGGCCGACCGCGACCAGCGCAACATGGTGTGCCTGCGCGATGTCGCTTATCGCATCCACGCGCAGGTACGGCTGCGCCCGCACGCCACCGATCCCGAGGCCAAGTACCGCGACCAGTTCCGCCGGAGAGTCGAGCGCGGAGCCTGCTACTCCCAGCCGTTCATGGGTGTCCGTGAGTTCTCGGCCTCTTTCCGCCCCAAGACCGGCTGCGAGCCGATCGACCGCGACGAGAAGCTTGGAGTGATGCTGCACAGCATCGTCTACAGTCCCGATGGCGAGAGCTATCGCTGGTTCCACGCCGAGCTCCAGCAGGGCGTGCTGGAGATTCCGCGCGAAGGCATTGAGTTGCCGGGGGCCGACACGCGTACCGGCGGCAGGCGGTGA
- the cas3 gene encoding CRISPR-associated helicase Cas3', translating into MRGTAQRAGAFGEIFGAGPLAAHCGLLHDVGKGSCQWQRGLIDAERLGGRVGIPHKHAGTWLLDQHGLGIMSAVVFGHHGGLPDATRLKKELRFADTDPLVAEAIGRVGEIVPEIHPPAPIALPLWLSEAATADPYALDFLVRMVYSTVVDADFLDTEQHFSGAARPFHPISAADLAERFEQGRQDLLENKLESPIDWLRQEVYRQCLEASQGPRGMYRIPAPTGSGKTLAAGGFALHHARLHGMKRVIVAVPFMSITEQNASVYRDLLDVEGEDPVVLEHHSGIDLDDGSAARRWQRLAAENWDAPFVVTTTIRLFESLFSHKPAAMRRVHRLAGSVIVLDEVQALPDRLLIPIVSALRSLTQWFGATVVLASATQPPFELLSPLQGTRIRDVIAEPKPLYKALNRVRYRWLLDPKPTMAQIAEHAAAEPQVLVVVNTTRDAARMHELVEEHRPALHLSTRMAAAHRRDTLDEIKRRLTDEKLVAVVSTQLVEAGVDLDFPAGFRAIASADSLQQAAGRVNRSGRLPFGQVTIFDPEDGNKAADMLYGAALEATRARFGPHCPPDDLDALEAYYRARFDFHNVEAAGREIQQGRQTHDFPRVAELFRMIDEWTVPVAVRYGDTEKLDEILAHLRAGHPGAGAQLRALRPYLATLPRGTVRNALQEGLAIPVVGDLLEWIGDYHPQRGIEMTSPNPQELVF; encoded by the coding sequence TTGCGGGGAACCGCGCAGCGCGCAGGCGCCTTCGGCGAGATCTTTGGCGCGGGCCCGCTCGCTGCTCATTGCGGTCTGTTGCACGATGTCGGGAAAGGTTCCTGCCAGTGGCAGAGGGGCCTGATCGACGCGGAGCGCCTGGGTGGCCGGGTGGGCATCCCGCACAAGCACGCGGGTACATGGCTACTGGATCAGCACGGCCTGGGCATCATGTCGGCTGTGGTGTTCGGTCATCACGGAGGACTGCCGGACGCGACGCGCCTTAAGAAGGAGCTGCGCTTCGCGGACACCGACCCCCTGGTGGCTGAAGCAATCGGGCGGGTAGGGGAAATCGTCCCGGAGATTCATCCGCCGGCACCGATCGCATTACCCCTCTGGCTGTCCGAGGCAGCGACTGCTGACCCCTATGCCTTGGACTTCCTGGTTCGTATGGTCTACAGCACAGTGGTAGATGCGGACTTTTTGGACACCGAGCAGCATTTTTCTGGCGCCGCGCGCCCTTTTCATCCGATTTCTGCCGCTGATCTGGCTGAGCGTTTCGAGCAGGGACGCCAGGATCTGCTCGAAAACAAACTAGAATCGCCGATCGACTGGTTGCGTCAGGAGGTCTACCGACAGTGTCTGGAGGCCTCCCAGGGACCGCGTGGCATGTATCGCATTCCGGCACCCACAGGCTCGGGGAAGACGCTCGCGGCGGGTGGCTTCGCCCTGCACCACGCCAGGTTGCACGGCATGAAACGCGTCATCGTCGCCGTGCCGTTCATGTCGATCACTGAGCAGAACGCCTCGGTCTATCGCGATCTCTTGGACGTCGAGGGCGAGGATCCGGTGGTGCTGGAGCATCACAGCGGGATCGATCTGGACGACGGTAGCGCTGCCAGGAGGTGGCAGCGGCTGGCCGCGGAGAACTGGGACGCCCCCTTCGTGGTGACGACCACCATTCGGCTGTTCGAGTCGCTGTTCTCTCACAAGCCCGCGGCGATGCGCCGCGTGCATCGGCTGGCCGGTTCGGTGATCGTCCTGGACGAGGTGCAGGCGCTACCGGACCGCTTGTTGATCCCCATCGTGTCCGCGCTGCGAAGCCTCACGCAGTGGTTCGGGGCGACGGTGGTACTGGCCTCAGCCACTCAACCGCCCTTCGAACTGCTCAGCCCTTTGCAGGGCACACGCATCAGGGATGTCATCGCAGAGCCTAAGCCGCTGTACAAAGCGTTGAACCGAGTGCGTTACCGGTGGCTGCTGGATCCGAAGCCGACCATGGCGCAGATCGCGGAGCACGCCGCGGCGGAGCCTCAAGTTCTGGTGGTGGTCAACACCACCAGGGACGCCGCCAGGATGCATGAGCTGGTGGAGGAGCATCGCCCGGCGCTGCACCTGTCGACGCGGATGGCAGCCGCGCACCGGCGCGACACTTTGGACGAGATCAAGCGGCGTCTCACCGACGAGAAACTGGTCGCAGTGGTGAGCACCCAACTGGTCGAGGCGGGAGTAGACCTGGACTTCCCGGCCGGTTTCCGGGCGATCGCCTCTGCTGACTCCTTGCAGCAGGCAGCTGGCCGGGTCAACCGAAGTGGGCGGCTGCCGTTTGGACAGGTCACCATCTTCGATCCGGAGGATGGCAACAAGGCGGCCGACATGTTGTACGGTGCCGCACTGGAGGCCACCCGCGCAAGGTTCGGCCCCCACTGCCCGCCGGACGATCTGGACGCGCTCGAGGCCTATTACCGGGCCAGGTTCGACTTTCACAACGTCGAGGCGGCAGGCCGCGAGATCCAGCAGGGACGCCAGACCCATGACTTCCCTCGCGTGGCCGAGCTGTTCCGCATGATCGACGAATGGACCGTTCCCGTGGCGGTGCGCTATGGCGACACCGAGAAGCTAGACGAGATCCTCGCCCACCTGCGTGCCGGGCACCCTGGAGCAGGCGCGCAGTTGCGTGCTCTGCGTCCCTACCTGGCCACCCTGCCCCGGGGCACCGTGCGCAACGCGCTGCAAGAAGGACTTGCCATCCCCGTAGTCGGCGATCTCCTCGAATGGATCGGCGATTACCACCCGCAGCGAGGCATCGAGATGACCTCCCCCAACCCCCAGGAGCTGGTGTTTTGA
- the cas1c gene encoding type I-C CRISPR-associated endonuclease Cas1c yields MTELLNTLYVQTQGASLHLDHDSLKIVIPETPKKTLPLRRLDGIVVYGHVSLSAELLARCAEDGRSVVWMSLSGRFLGRVDGPTRGNVMLRHAQHLSHADPVLRLQIARSCVAGKLQNSRQILLRGARDATDQAQVTLRSLAQDIEDLLGRAEDAGTLDELMGLEGQAARLYFEGLSHMLRPLSDIPSFANRTRRPPTDPVNALLSYLYGLTRALVHGAAEQVGLDPYLGFLHGMRPGKPALALDLMEEFRPIHADRLGLNLLNRKQLRKEHFETLPGGAVQMTEDGRRLVLTEWQAWKNKDWPHKLLGRKVSASLLPVVQARLLARHIRGELPAYIPWTVG; encoded by the coding sequence ATGACTGAACTCCTCAACACCCTCTACGTCCAGACCCAAGGAGCAAGCCTCCATCTCGATCACGACAGCCTTAAGATCGTCATCCCGGAGACTCCCAAGAAGACGCTGCCCCTGCGCCGTCTGGACGGCATCGTGGTCTACGGTCATGTGTCCCTGTCCGCCGAACTGCTCGCCCGGTGCGCGGAAGACGGCCGGTCCGTGGTCTGGATGAGTCTGTCTGGACGATTCCTTGGCCGAGTCGACGGGCCGACCCGCGGGAACGTCATGCTCCGCCACGCGCAGCACCTCTCGCATGCGGATCCCGTTCTGCGCCTGCAGATCGCCAGAAGTTGCGTCGCGGGCAAGCTGCAGAACTCCCGGCAGATCCTCCTCCGCGGAGCGCGCGACGCCACCGATCAGGCGCAGGTCACGCTGCGGTCGCTCGCGCAGGACATCGAAGATCTCCTGGGCCGCGCCGAAGACGCCGGGACCCTCGACGAACTCATGGGGTTGGAAGGTCAGGCGGCCCGCCTGTACTTCGAGGGACTGAGCCACATGCTCCGACCGCTGTCCGACATTCCCTCCTTCGCCAACCGGACGAGGCGTCCTCCCACTGATCCCGTCAACGCGCTGCTGTCGTACCTGTACGGTCTGACTCGCGCCCTCGTCCACGGAGCAGCCGAGCAGGTAGGCCTCGACCCGTACCTCGGCTTCCTCCACGGCATGCGCCCCGGCAAGCCGGCTCTCGCCCTGGACCTCATGGAAGAGTTTCGCCCCATTCACGCCGACCGGCTCGGACTCAACCTTCTCAACCGCAAACAACTGCGAAAGGAGCACTTCGAGACCCTGCCGGGCGGAGCGGTCCAGATGACGGAGGACGGCCGGCGCCTCGTCCTCACGGAGTGGCAGGCGTGGAAGAACAAGGACTGGCCGCACAAACTGCTCGGGCGCAAAGTCTCCGCCTCGCTGCTGCCCGTCGTCCAAGCCCGCCTCCTAGCCCGGCACATCCGCGGCGAACTGCCTGCTTACATCCCCTGGACGGTTGGCTGA